gttttaaataagaagCCCAGATGTAGACTAAAGCTTCCATGGTTTGTATGAGATTCACTTGGGgaggttttaaaaatacagattcttaggCTTCACcattagagatttttttaaaaaaagattttatttacttatttgacagaaatcacatgtaggcagagaggcagcagggggtggtggggtaagtaggctccctgctgagcagagagccggatgtggggcggatgtggggcttgatcccagaaccctgggatcatgacctgagcagaaagcagaggcttaacccacacagccacccaggcaaccctagagATCTTATCCATTAGCTCCAGCGTGGCTGCCTTGGgaacctgtattttaaaaatgaagtaaatgggAAAATGCCGAGGCTGGCCaagatttaatcatttatttatttatttatttgacagagagagagagagagagagagatcacaagtaggcagagaggcaggcagagagagaggaggaagcaggctccccgctgagcagagagcctgatgcaggactcgatcccacgaccctgagatcatgacctgagccaaaggcagtggcttaacccactgagccacccaggcaccccaagatttaaTCTTGAGTAAGGGGCATGGCTTTCTTCAGCAGTATAGCTCTCCTAGAATGGTTCTTCAGGAGGGCTCCAGGTTTGGTCAGAACTTTCTGGCCAAGTTGGGAAGAGGCTGTGGTAAAACAAGCTTGATTTGGAATGGAAGAGGTTCCTCTGGCAGAACTTGGTGAACACAGTGCTTATGGATGTTATGGGAATTCTAGTTTTTTCTTCTAGCCAAATGCTTTGGCAAAGTCTCCTTCTTCTGGGTTAGGTTTTCTTGTTCTGAAACCagctgtatttcttctctttgggTCCCAGGGCTGAGAGAGGTGAGTATTCATCTGCCAGGTGGGGCCTAAACCAGGTGTGAGTTAGGCTGGAAGGTGAAAATTCAGGATAGTTGATTCAACTTCTGGctgaacatgatttttaaaaaaagagtttatttatttatttgacagagatcacaagtaggcagagaggtaggcagagagtgagagggaagcaggctccccgctgagcagagagcccaacgcagggcttggtcccaggagtctgagaccatgacctgagctgaaggcagagtcttgagcccactgagccacccaggcacccctggctgaaCATGATCTTAAGCAACATGtggaataaaatttattttgttcttgccTTGGgagaacaatatttatttttcattcctgcAAAGCAATGTTTCAttcaacaaacaagcaaaaatgtatttttttaaaagattttatttatttatttgacacagagatagagatcacaagcaggcaaagagacaggcagagggggaaggggagacaggctctctgctgagcagaaagtctgatgtggggctcgatcccaggaccctgagatcctgacctgagccaaaggcagaggctttagcccactgagccatccaggtgccccccccaaatgtattttttaaaaaatttatttatttgacagagatcacaagtaggcagagaggcaggcagagagaggggggaagcaggctccccgctgagcagaaagcctgatgcggggattgatcccaggactctgagaccatgacctgagccgaaggcagaggcttaacccactgagctgcccaggtgccccaaaagtgtattttttattataagtatGGCAATAATCTCTAAAAACACggaaaaaatatagagaaattggaaggggagttgaaccatgagagactatggactctgaaaaacaatctgaggggtttgaaggggcggggggtgggaggtcggggtaccaggtggtgagtattatagagggcacggattgcatggatcactgggtgtggtgcaaaaataatgaatactgttacactgaaaataaaaaataaattaaaaaatgaatactgttatgctgaaaataaattaaaaaaatttaaaaaagatatgcaaataaatacataaataaaaagagggaaaatacagaaaaatatgaagaaggAATAACAGCCACCTGGATTTTCAACGTCAGCTTCAGCATCTGTTACTGACATAGGTATTTCCACACTCCTTTCTAAGCatacttacaaataaaactggtattatactattttttttatttgcctttgaaatatttgtttttcataagccaactttattgaggtatacttTGTATATAATAAAGTACACACATTTGTAAGGGACAGTTTGATGAGGTTTGACAATTGTATATACTTAAGTAACCACCACAGCACTCAAGATATAGAACTTGCCATCATCCCTTAAATTCTCCAGTGCCCCATTTGCAGGCAATCCTCCCCACCTCTGATCTCAGCCTCAGACAACCATTGATCTTTATATCACTATATTTCACCATTTCTAGAAtctcatgtaaatgaaatcattcagTGCAGTCTCTTTTCCACTTAGGATAACACTATTTATATTAATCCTTGTGTCAGATATCAACAGTTCATCCCTTTTTgttaaataatattacattgtatgaataaagttcatgaaaaaatattcatctacTAATGGAAATTTGGGTCGTCTCCAGTGTTTGGCTATTATGAAGAAAGCTACTATGAACGTTCATGTATAAATTTTTGAGTGGACATATGTTTATTCCATGTAGCAGGGAAAGATTCTTTGAGATGACATTCCAGCATAACAGATGATGCCATGTTGAATTTCTCAGCTGACAGAGTTTATAAGGGACTAGTGGGAGGAAGGCCCTCTCCATGTGAATTTCATTGCTGGCTTAGCTGCAGAAGAAAAAGTGCATGACGAAGAACTGGAAAGGTGGGGATCAGGATCTTGGGGGCTCCTTCTCTGCTTTGCCCCCTGCAAAGTTGTCTGAAAGTCTTCTTTTCCAACTGTCTTGAGAGCTACACCTCAAGGATTTCACTTCTTGTTCCTAATCTTCCACTTTCAACCACTAGCTCTATTGATTCTGGCTCTTTACAACCTCTCCTATTGCTCCAGGCCCAAGGCACTGTCCAGTTCAGGTTGTCACTATGAAGATTTTGAGTCATTGCCCCAGACACCTAATGGTCTCCCTGGTTCCAGACTTGCCCTCCTTCTCCCATCTCTGCACCGTAGCCAGGGAGGTCTTTCCAAAGGGCAAACATGGCCAAGTCACTCCCCTGTGTCAGTGTAAAATCTAACTACTTACCATGGTCCACAAGGTCTTTCATGATTGAGTACCCGGTATCCTTCAAGTCCCATTGCTATTCCTTCCTGTCCCTGTATCTTTCATCCTGGCTATGGAACCATTTACTGCTCCCCAATTGTATCATGCTTTTGAGAAGACTTTCTTAATTTCCTAAAAACCATGTTGGTGTTTCCCCTGGGTCCATCCATAGGACCCCAGGCATCCATCTGTCATAGCACTTGTACATATACTGTACCATAATTGCCTATGGATGGGTCTATTTCTCTCCTAAACTTGGACTCATTGAGACAGGAATTGTGGCTCATTCTTTTTGTAACCCTTGCACAGAACCAAATGATGGTTgaattgaatgaatgattgaaagAGAAATTGAGTGAGTGATtgcataaattaatgaatgaaggcAGAGATGATGAATAGATGGCACAATGGTTCAGCTTTTCTAGAGAACTGCATTTGCATTGATGTTGAAGGCTCATAGTGGAGGTAGCCCTTGACTGAGCAAGGATGTCAGGCCTTGGTGTTCAGAAACCTAGGGTACATTTTTCATCTCATGTCTGTAGCATTGACATGCTTTGAGAAAGCATTTGTGTTCTTTGCTTTTGATCACAAACTTTTTGCAAAAAAtctcttgtctttcttctttatcctttggGTCTTGGAggtgtctttgttttaaaagctattaaaatCACCAAAATCAAGAGGGATTCTTGAGGGCCACTGAATGCTTGAGGTGTGGGTGGATGGAAGGAAAATAAGGAGGAGAAGCTGAGAGTCTGGGTCAAGTGCTTTCTGGGGACAGGTAGAACCAGTGGTCTGGGGCAGGGTTGTTCATAGAATAGGATGGAGGACAACACAGTGGGCTGAACCTGTGGCATGTGGCTTTGATAAAGTCTTTTTTTGATAAAGTCCTTGATAAGAAATTCAGACTAGACAGAAtggtgaggaggaaggagggcagTCTAGATTAGGGGGCAAGTTGGGTAGGGTTGTTAGCAAGTGACTTAAACTTTCTGATTCcgaccttttctttcctcttcttgacCTTTAATGGGGCGGGGGGGTGAATTCCTATTTCGGAGGATTGCTGATGGTTTTAAATAAGACTAttgctgtaggggcacctgggtggctcagtgggttaagcctctgccttcggctcaggtcatgatctcagactcctgggattgagccccgcatttgggtctctgctcagcggggagcctgcttccccctctctcttgtctgcctctctgcctacttgtgatctctctgtcaaataaataaataaaatcttaaaaaaagactattaCTGTAAAGTGCAGTCATTTAAAATCCAGCCCAGACAGCCCCTCTTCCACAGAGCTCACCACTGCTCCCCTCTATGAAGCCCTTTATGTCTATTGTTGACTTTACCATAGCATTGCAATGGGTTTACCTGAATGCGTGTCTGCCCACCAGAGACTGAGACCTGTGGGAATGGGTGAGTGGGTCCTATTCATGTAGGCACATCTGTGTCCCCTAGAGAACCTGGTGCAGAAGACTAGAAGATGGATAAATTATAAGTTCCTTTCTGCTCATGACGCTCAGAAACATAGATAATCCAGTTTGAAGGCAATGATGCTTATTCGAAGATGACCTGTTGCTCCAAGGATTCCAAATTTAGCAAGTCAATAAACAAACGCTTCTTGATGGGTAGATAAACAACTTCCAGATCAACAAACCTTGATATAATAAGATGTTCCTCTGAAAACTGCTCAAACAACAATGAGGAAAAGATGCAGAGGTTCCAAACAGCACATGTCAGTGAGGGGTGTATAAAAGTGAGGGCCTCAGAGAGCTATTCCAGTCAGGCAGTACCTCTCTCAGCGCTCACAAGGGAGCAGAGGCACCTCCACCATGTCTGGAAACTGCTGTTCTAGGAAATGCCCATCCGTGCCAGGCATCTCTCTCTGCTCCACTGAGGTGAGCTGTGGAGGGCCTGTCTGCTTGCCCAGTTCCTGCCGGAGCCAGACATGGCAACTGGTGACTTCTGAAGATAGCTGCGGATCATCTAGCTGTGGCCCACAGTGCTGTCAGCCCTCTTGTTCTGTGAGCAGCTGTGCCCAGCCAGTGTGCTGTGAAGCCACCATCTGTGAGCCCGCCTGTGCTGTAAGCGGCTGTGCCCAACCTGTGTGTTGTGAAGCTACCATCTGTGAGCCTGCCTGTGCCGTGAGCGGCTGTGCCCAACCAGTGTGTTGTGAAGCTACCATCTGTGAGCCTGCCTGTGCCGTGAGCAGCTGTGCCCAACCTGTGTGTTGTGAAGCTACCATCTGTGAGCCCGCCTGTGCTGTGAGCACCTGTGCCCAACCTGTGTGTTGTGAAGCCACCATCTGTGAGCCCGCCTGTGCTGTGAGCAGCTGTGCCCAGCCTGTGTGCTGTGAAGCTACCATTTGTGAGCCTTCTTGCTCAGTGAGCAGTTGCTGCCAACCTGTGTGCTCTGAGGCCCCTTCCTGCCAGCCAGTTCTCTGTGTACCTGTTCCCTGCCAGTCCATGATATGCAAACCCAGCTGCTGCCAGCCAGTCATCTGTGAGCCCAGCTGCTGTTCAGCTGTCTGCACTGCGCCTAGCTCCTGCCAACCAGTGATCTGTGAGCCCACTTGCTGTCAGCCAGTCTGCCCCACACCTAGCTGCTGTCCGTCTGTCTGCTCTGTGGCTAATAGCTGCCAGGCTGTCTGCTGTGACCCCAGTCCTTGTGAGCCATCTTGCTCAGAGCCCAGCAACTGCCAGCCAGCTCCCTGTGTGGCTCTGGTCTGTGAGCCTGTCTGTCTTCGCCCTATCTGCTGTGTTCCAAGCCCTTGTGAGCCACCTTGTGTCTCCAGCACTTGCCAAGAGCCCTCTTGTTGCATCTCCAGCATCTGCCAGTCCATCTGCTCTGAGCCCAGTCCTTGTTCAGCAAGTATCTGTGTGCCCAGTCCATGTCAACCTAACTGCTACATAGTTAAGCGCTGCCGGTCCACCTGCCCTGAGCCTATTTCCTGCCCATCTACCTCCTGCCAACCTCTCTGCTGCCGCCCGGGGTCTTCTGCATCTGCCATCTGCCAACCAACTTGCTCTCGGACTTTCTACATACCCAGCTCCTGCAAACCGCCTTGCACCCCTCCGGTTTCTTATCGCCCATTCTGTCGCCCAATCTGCTCTGGACCCATCACTTATAGGCAGCCATATGTGACATCCATCTCCTATCGCCCTGCCTGCTACCGTCCATGCTACTCCATCCTGCGCCGTCCGGCCTGTGTCACTTCTCTCTCTTACCGTCCAATCTCCTCCCGTCTGCCTTGTGCTGCTGACTCCTGTAAACGGGATTGCAAAAAATCTACTTCTAGCCAACCAGATTGCACTGACTCGACGTCCTGCAAGGCCGAGGTCTCAAATGCCAGTCCCTGCCAACCCAGTGAGGCCAAACCCACCAGCCCAACCACCCGTGAGGCTGTAGCCAGCTCGCCACCTGCCGCCAAGCCTGCTGACCACTGATCTGGCCTCACCCCACCGATTCCTGCAAAGCAAACCTCCAGCTAGAAAGAAACCTTAACTACTTTCCCCAAAGCTCACAATGACTTAAAAGCTTTCTGCACCACCACTCACCATCTTCTTACACTTCGAAGATCTCATCAGAAATGGCAGTCTCCTAATGGTCCAAATGAAGGTGACCTGGGCACCCGGTGAGGGGGTCATTCGGGgtttctgcctgctgctaccaTCAAACTGAGAAGAGCTGCTTCACCACATCATCCTGAGTCTCTTTCCCAGCACTAAGTCTTTTGTCCTCATGCATGTGCTTCCTTGCTGGGTGTGCTCACGTTCCTTGGGGACTTCTTCCATGAGAAAAAGATATTTAACTGTCCAATAAAGTGGCTAAGTTGAAGTGACACGCTTTTCTCATTGCCCTGTTAACGTCATATTCTCATCAGCTAACTTGATTTGCCTTTGAAAGCAACGTCATTCATTGGTCTATCCAACAAGCTTTATTAGACAGCCATTAGCCAGGGACTGTGTTAGGCTATAGGAACGAAAGGACGTATGTCTCAGTCCTTGTTCTCAGGGAGCTCACTatcaggatgggggtgggggagacagatgGGCAGACAGACAGTTACTTCATTGCCTTGTGCTAAGTACTTGGAGAGAGGCAAACATAGGGCAGTTTGAacccagcaggcagggggagataTAGGGAAGAGTTTGGGGAGTGTGATACTGAAGCTGAGTCTTTCAGCACAAATAAGAATTAACCAGTTCAAAACCAGAAAGGTGGCTGTTTTCCAGGCAGGGGAAACATAGAAATGAATGGGGCTGTGAGCACACCATTCATTAGGGAGGCTTGGGCAGAGGTGTGCTTAGAGGCAGGTGAGCTCTGAGGTCAGCTAAGTAGACAGTGACCTGCCTTGTCAGGCCTTGTAAGTTAGacagagacattttatttttatttttattattttttttcctaatcaaaataccttttttttaaaaaattaatttatttattttcagaaaaaaacagtattcattattttttcaccacacccagtgctccatgcaatccgtgccctctataatacccaccatctggtaccccaacctcccaccctcccccgtcacttcaaacccctcatttTAGTTTGGTGCAGGGCTGACATGAAGGCATTTCAGGGCCATATGCTGGGCAGTGACATGAAGAGCACCTGGTTTGGGTATGTCCCTCTGTCCTTGGTCTAGAGAACTGAGTGAAGGAACATGGACTTGGATGTAAGGAGAATGGGAGcaagccaatggctttggggTTCACAGTGGGATAAAAACAAGTGGGAGGGCACCCTTACAATAAGGCAGATAACCTGGATTTCTTGTGCTGTCAGCCCATTTCCTACCCATCTACCTCCTGCCAACCTCTCTGCTGCCACCTAGGGTCTTCTGCATCTGCCTTCTGCCAACCAACTTGCACCCAGACTTTCTACATACCCAGCCTGGGCAAAATGCCTTGGACTTTATGTTTTCCTAGTCTCTGCAGGGCACGCTCCTTGTGTAAACTCCATTCACACTCCCTTCCAATCCTAAGGACTGAGTCTCTTCAAAGTAGTCGCTTAGTGATGGCATAAAGGGCTATCCCTAGGCCTCAAAGTGCAGTGAGGGTGGACCAGGGCTTCTCAGCTTCAGtgttattgacattttgggctgaaTAGTTCTTTGTCATGGAGACCATCACTTTCACATTGTAGGATATTAAGCAGAATCCCTGACCTTTACCAGCTAAATGCTGGGAGAATCCCCTGAGTGTGATGATCAACAATGTCTCCGATTAACAAACATCCCTGGGGATAAGGAGCAAACTTGAccctgtttgagaaccactgggttagacagtggcagagggagaaactcaaAGGTGGAGCTTAACCAGTACATTGGTGTCAGGATTACTGTCTcatcaggctcaggtcatgatctcagggtcctgggatcaagtcccgcatcgggctctctgctcagtggggagcctgcttccctctcactctctgcttgcctctctgcctacttgtaatttctctctctgtgtgtcaaataaataaataaaatctttaaaaaaaatctctgtccCAAGCACAGTCCTAGTGATTCATGTGAATCATAGCAATTCCGTGAAGTAagatttctttccctctgttttaTAAGATGAATATGAGCAACAATCCAAGGGCCCAAAAACAGAGACAAGAAAATTGTGGTATAGTCACACAATAAATACAATACTGCAGTGAAAACAACtggacagggatgcctgggttgtgcagtcggttaagcatctgcctttggctcagatcatgatctcagggttctggcatcgagtcctgcattgggctccttgctcagcaggaagccagcttcttccactgcctgctgctccccctgcttgtgctctctacttctgacaaataaataaaatcttaaaaaaaccaagacCACCCCCCTGCCAAATAAACCCCTACAACTGGACAATAGCCATATGCAAAACAAGGGTGAACCTGACCAGAATAGAGGTGATACAAACAAGCCTCAAGACCACATATATGTTTAAACCTCAAAAACAACACTCATAcgtacatgcatatacatatatatgagtatacacacatgtacacatatgcacacacacatacaaatgtatACCTAACATATATTCACAAAGGAATGTTAAACAGAATTCAGGATAGCCACAGGGAGTGAGAAACATACAAAAGTAACATACcggttaaatatatataacatgcagAACATAGGGTTCTGTCCAAAGTTTGTGTTTTTTATGCATCATGATTCTTGATGCGATCACAACAGTCCTTGGTGGTATACCAGATGTCTTTAGTGCCTTGAGACACAGTAAAATGAAATATGtccttctttttttcatctttattgagGCGTCATTGACAAAACTGTAAGGTACTTGAAGTGTCCACGATGAGGAtttcatatacataatatatCATGAAAAGATTCCTCCCAtctaattaacacatccatcaaaTCATATTTT
This region of Mustela lutreola isolate mMusLut2 chromosome 15, mMusLut2.pri, whole genome shotgun sequence genomic DNA includes:
- the LOC131816719 gene encoding keratin-associated protein 16-1 — translated: MSGNCCSRKCPSVPGISLCSTEVSCGGPVCLPSSCRSQTWQLVTSEDSCGSSSCGPQCCQPSCSVSSCAQPVCCEATICEPACAVSGCAQPVCCEATICEPACAVSGCAQPVCCEATICEPACAVSSCAQPVCCEATICEPACAVSTCAQPVCCEATICEPACAVSSCAQPVCCEATICEPSCSVSSCCQPVCSEAPSCQPVLCVPVPCQSMICKPSCCQPVICEPSCCSAVCTAPSSCQPVICEPTCCQPVCPTPSCCPSVCSVANSCQAVCCDPSPCEPSCSEPSNCQPAPCVALVCEPVCLRPICCVPSPCEPPCVSSTCQEPSCCISSICQSICSEPSPCSASICVPSPCQPNCYIVKRCRSTCPEPISCPSTSCQPLCCRPGSSASAICQPTCSRTFYIPSSCKPPCTPPVSYRPFCRPICSGPITYRQPYVTSISYRPACYRPCYSILRRPACVTSLSYRPISSRLPCAADSCKRDCKKSTSSQPDCTDSTSCKAEVSNASPCQPSEAKPTSPTTREAVASSPPAAKPADH